One stretch of Sporosarcina luteola DNA includes these proteins:
- a CDS encoding Na(+)/H(+) antiporter subunit C → MELVMAILIGVLFTAAVYLILSRSLLKIIIGTGLLSHGAHLLILTMGGLGGLAPPVISEGVTDFADPLPQALILTAIVISFGVTAFMLVMAYRAYAVHKTDDMNQLKGNDEHD, encoded by the coding sequence ATGGAATTGGTAATGGCTATTTTAATCGGTGTGTTGTTCACCGCCGCAGTTTACTTAATCCTATCGAGAAGTCTATTGAAAATTATCATCGGCACCGGTTTGTTAAGTCATGGCGCCCATTTGCTCATCCTGACGATGGGAGGGCTTGGAGGACTTGCGCCGCCGGTCATTTCGGAAGGCGTTACGGACTTTGCAGATCCACTGCCGCAAGCGCTCATTTTAACAGCAATTGTCATCAGCTTCGGTGTGACAGCCTTCATGCTCGTCATGGCTTACCGTGCTTATGCTGTTCATAAAACCGATGACATGAATCAACTGAAAGGAAATGATGAACATGATTAA
- the mnhG gene encoding monovalent cation/H(+) antiporter subunit G has protein sequence MTVIANILIVTSILVGLIFTFVTMIGILRLPDVYTRAHAASKSATLGVLSILLGVFFHFWLKEDHFSISLLLGIVFLFITSPIGGHLMGRAAYMSGVKPTDLTVGDDLKEAVNEAREQNMKRLKD, from the coding sequence GTGACCGTAATCGCTAATATCTTAATTGTAACGTCGATTCTCGTTGGTCTCATTTTCACCTTTGTGACGATGATCGGTATTTTACGATTGCCCGACGTTTATACGCGTGCACACGCAGCATCGAAAAGTGCTACGCTAGGTGTTCTAAGTATTTTGCTCGGCGTGTTCTTTCATTTCTGGTTGAAAGAGGACCATTTCAGCATCTCCCTGCTTCTTGGAATCGTTTTCTTATTCATCACTTCACCGATCGGTGGCCATTTGATGGGTCGTGCCGCCTATATGTCAGGAGTCAAGCCAACTGATTTGACTGTCGGAGATGATTTGAAGGAAGCTGTCAATGAGGCGAGAGAGCAAAATATGAAAAGGCTAAAAGATTAA
- a CDS encoding Na+/H+ antiporter subunit E — translation MAFQILLNFFIAVIWMFMNSSLTASTFIIGYLIGLILIIITRRFFTSRLYIWRLWAAVKLTLLFFKELTLSNISVLMLVIRPKLKLQPMIFAMPTELEQDWEITLLSSLITLTPGTIVLHVSDDQRTLYIHAIDVDDVDEAIDSIKNSFEKAIMEVSRA, via the coding sequence ATGGCCTTTCAAATACTATTGAACTTTTTTATCGCTGTCATTTGGATGTTCATGAACTCCTCATTGACTGCGTCAACTTTTATCATTGGATACTTGATCGGATTGATCTTGATTATCATTACGAGACGCTTTTTCACATCAAGGCTTTATATTTGGCGTCTATGGGCGGCCGTTAAATTGACGCTCCTCTTCTTCAAAGAATTGACGCTTTCAAATATTTCTGTTTTGATGCTTGTCATTCGTCCTAAACTAAAGCTCCAGCCGATGATTTTCGCAATGCCGACCGAGCTGGAGCAAGATTGGGAAATTACACTTTTATCAAGTTTGATCACATTGACGCCTGGAACGATTGTACTTCATGTATCCGACGATCAACGGACTTTATACATCCACGCAATCGATGTAGATGATGTAGACGAGGCGATTGATTCGATAAAAAATTCATTTGAAAAAGCGATTATGGAGGTGAGCCGAGCATGA
- a CDS encoding Na+/H+ antiporter subunit A: MEFVLLIFLPIVAALFIPFLFRKIKGIHTGWFVLLVPVVLFIYYTTFIKTTMDGGHALSELQWIPTLGISFVSYLDGLSILFSLLITGIGALVVLYSIFYLDKNKEKLGNFYVYLLLFMSAMLGVVQSDNVISLYLFWELTSISSFLLIGYWFTRDGSRFGALKSMMVTVFGGLMMLGGFVLLGIMGGTFSIRELIAGSSSFVGHEYFTLALVLILLGAFTKSAQFPFYIWLPDAMEAPTPVSAYLHSATMVKAGLYLVARFTPIFAVSEVWIWLVTGIGLLTLFWGSLFAVKQTDLKAILAFSTVSQLGLIMSLLGAGAITFHVDEALFSFAMFAAIFHLINHATFKGSLFMIAGIVDHETGTRDIRKLGGLMSIMPVSFTVAFIGSMSMAGLPPFNGFLSKEMFLQSMLAIRQFELFNFATWGIVFPVVAWIASVFTFIYSVYFVFKTFTGKRKVETLPLEPHEAPVGMLISPVILAMLVVGIFFIPNVVGKWLVKPAVMAIQPYQYSHPSEVEVHVSAWHGFASVELWMTVGIILIGGLLYLSLSKWQKFYGIQPESLSLNGLYDATMTFSEKGMNRLSRMYMTGLIRTYLLFIFAFLSVTTVAMLFLQDAFVVDMSSFSKISVYGLINAVILLLAVAFVLLSKTRLGAIISLGAVGYSVALFFVIFKAPDLALTQLVIETVSVALFLLAFQRLPKLSDHGETKSNKLVNGIIALGVGVTVTLVALSSHSQKLVASISQYYKDTVETEAGGGNIVNVILVDYRGFDTLFEIAVLAIAGIGVLGMIKLRLARKESTDENK; encoded by the coding sequence TTGGAATTCGTATTACTGATTTTCCTGCCGATCGTGGCGGCCTTGTTCATACCATTCCTATTTAGAAAGATAAAAGGTATACATACTGGTTGGTTCGTATTACTCGTCCCCGTTGTTTTATTCATTTATTATACAACGTTCATCAAAACGACGATGGACGGTGGACATGCCTTATCTGAACTACAATGGATTCCAACGCTTGGCATCTCATTCGTATCCTATTTGGATGGGTTGAGTATTTTATTCTCCCTGCTGATTACAGGGATCGGAGCACTCGTTGTATTGTATTCAATCTTTTACTTGGATAAGAACAAGGAGAAGCTAGGCAACTTCTACGTCTATCTTCTTCTTTTTATGAGCGCAATGCTCGGGGTCGTCCAATCGGATAATGTTATTTCGCTCTATCTGTTTTGGGAGCTGACATCCATTTCATCATTTTTATTGATTGGATATTGGTTCACCCGTGACGGTTCCAGATTCGGTGCATTGAAATCGATGATGGTAACTGTATTCGGCGGGCTGATGATGCTTGGAGGGTTCGTCCTTCTAGGAATTATGGGAGGCACGTTCTCCATTCGGGAATTGATTGCCGGATCCTCCTCATTTGTGGGGCATGAATACTTCACTTTGGCTCTTGTTCTTATTTTGCTAGGAGCTTTCACGAAATCCGCACAATTTCCTTTTTACATTTGGTTGCCAGATGCAATGGAAGCGCCTACACCTGTTAGTGCATACTTGCACTCAGCAACAATGGTCAAGGCGGGATTATATCTTGTTGCCCGATTCACTCCGATTTTCGCAGTGTCGGAAGTGTGGATCTGGCTTGTAACAGGTATTGGATTGCTGACGTTGTTCTGGGGCTCACTCTTTGCGGTGAAACAAACGGATTTAAAGGCAATTCTCGCATTTTCAACGGTGAGTCAGCTCGGTTTGATCATGTCTCTTCTAGGCGCCGGTGCTATTACATTCCACGTGGATGAAGCGTTATTCTCCTTTGCAATGTTCGCTGCGATTTTCCATCTGATCAACCATGCAACATTCAAAGGCAGCTTGTTCATGATTGCGGGAATTGTCGACCATGAAACGGGGACGCGAGATATCCGTAAGCTTGGTGGCCTGATGAGCATCATGCCTGTCAGTTTCACTGTTGCATTCATCGGTTCTATGTCTATGGCGGGCTTGCCGCCTTTCAATGGATTCCTTAGTAAAGAGATGTTCTTACAATCGATGCTTGCAATCCGTCAATTTGAACTATTCAATTTCGCCACATGGGGAATCGTCTTCCCTGTCGTTGCGTGGATAGCAAGTGTATTCACGTTCATTTACAGCGTTTACTTTGTGTTCAAGACATTCACCGGAAAACGGAAAGTTGAAACGTTACCGCTCGAACCTCATGAAGCACCTGTTGGGATGCTCATATCCCCGGTGATTCTAGCAATGCTTGTCGTCGGGATCTTCTTCATTCCGAATGTTGTCGGGAAGTGGCTCGTTAAGCCTGCTGTCATGGCAATCCAGCCTTATCAATATTCCCACCCTTCGGAAGTAGAAGTTCATGTTTCAGCTTGGCATGGCTTCGCATCTGTAGAACTGTGGATGACGGTCGGAATCATTCTTATCGGTGGTCTTCTTTACTTGTCGCTGTCGAAATGGCAGAAATTCTACGGTATTCAACCTGAGTCACTGTCCTTGAATGGATTATATGACGCAACGATGACTTTCAGTGAAAAAGGAATGAACAGGCTATCCCGCATGTACATGACTGGGCTCATCCGTACGTATCTGTTATTCATCTTCGCATTCTTGTCGGTTACGACGGTAGCGATGCTCTTCCTTCAAGATGCATTTGTCGTGGACATGTCCAGCTTTTCAAAAATAAGTGTGTACGGTTTAATTAATGCCGTCATTCTTCTACTAGCAGTCGCTTTCGTTTTGCTCTCCAAAACGAGGCTCGGGGCGATTATTTCACTCGGCGCAGTAGGCTACTCGGTCGCACTGTTCTTCGTCATTTTCAAAGCACCAGATTTAGCACTTACACAATTGGTCATTGAAACAGTATCGGTTGCTCTGTTCCTATTGGCATTCCAACGTTTGCCAAAGCTATCCGATCATGGAGAAACGAAAAGCAATAAGCTGGTTAACGGCATTATTGCTCTCGGAGTCGGCGTGACTGTGACGCTGGTTGCATTGTCTTCCCATTCACAGAAACTTGTCGCTTCCATTTCCCAATATTACAAAGACACTGTCGAAACGGAGGCCGGTGGAGGCAATATTGTTAACGTCATCCTTGTGGACTACCGTGGTTTTGATACATTGTTCGAAATTGCCGTCCTTGCGATTGCAGGAATCGGCGTTCTAGGAATGATTAAACTTCGTTTGGCGAGAAAGGAGAGTACAGATGAAAACAAATGA
- a CDS encoding Na(+)/H(+) antiporter subunit F1, translating to MMTFIWVSLILVVLSMIGIMFRVFRGPSVPDRLIALDGIGVMLISAIALISILFDTAFFIDVILLIAIMSFIGTVSFSKFIEKGEIIERDRNR from the coding sequence ATGATGACGTTCATATGGGTATCCTTGATCCTCGTCGTATTGTCGATGATTGGCATCATGTTCCGTGTATTCCGCGGACCTTCTGTGCCTGATCGGCTCATCGCACTTGACGGAATAGGTGTCATGCTCATTTCGGCAATCGCACTTATTTCGATTCTATTCGACACCGCCTTTTTCATTGATGTCATTTTACTGATTGCAATCATGTCGTTCATCGGTACCGTGTCATTCTCCAAGTTCATTGAGAAAGGAGAGATCATTGAACGTGACCGTAATCGCTAA
- a CDS encoding Na(+)/H(+) antiporter subunit B, with protein MKTNDVILQTTTKVIFFIIFLFSIHIFFAGHYTPGGGFVGGLLTTGAIVLLLLAFDLNTVQKALPFNFTIMTAIGLLLALGTAAGSIFFNVPFFTHAFDDFSLPLFGVTSLHTAMVFDAGVFLVVVGSAITIIQSIGGDS; from the coding sequence ATGAAAACAAATGACGTCATTTTACAGACGACGACAAAAGTTATATTTTTCATCATTTTCCTTTTTTCCATCCATATTTTCTTTGCAGGGCATTATACACCGGGTGGAGGTTTCGTCGGCGGCTTACTGACAACAGGGGCAATCGTCCTCCTATTGTTAGCCTTTGATTTGAATACCGTACAGAAAGCATTGCCATTCAATTTCACGATCATGACTGCGATCGGTTTGCTATTGGCGCTCGGGACAGCAGCTGGTTCAATCTTCTTTAATGTCCCGTTCTTCACACATGCTTTCGATGACTTTTCCTTGCCATTATTCGGGGTGACTTCCCTTCATACGGCGATGGTGTTTGACGCGGGTGTATTCCTCGTCGTCGTCGGGTCGGCTATTACAATCATCCAGTCAATTGGAGGGGATTCGTAA
- a CDS encoding leucyl aminopeptidase, with protein sequence MKTSFMEPEFGNVNSEVLVIGVPEHPENIEGWKTFADSFSPRLMDWIKAGDIKTDFKKISKMPALEPLGYERIVFVGLGASKKLTEDRLRQVFAALGKELKSSKASSTAIWTAPFTNEDLTCEDVVFAAAEGIGMGYYQFEGYKTDSNEKDVALETVTFLTAAEKDELKAAFEVGCTYANAVNEARTLVNTPPNILTATKMADYANELAEKYDFEIEILGKKEMEELGMGAILAVNKGSVEEPRLIVLKYAGTEQWEDVIGLVGKGVTYDTGGYSLKPREGMVGMKGDMGGAAAVLGAMSIIGELRPAKNVIAVIGATDNMVSGEAFKPDDVITSLSGKTIEVLNTDAEGRLVLADAVTYAKQSGANYLIDVATLTGGVIVALGNDKTGALTNDEAFFEEFMQASLETGEFVWRLPLTESDKKRIRKSDVADLNNSPGRDGHMIFGGGFVGEFAESTPWIHLDIAGTSDASAAHDLGPKGATGVMVRTLATLVERMADAEPTH encoded by the coding sequence AAAACATCATTTATGGAACCTGAATTCGGTAATGTAAATTCGGAAGTGCTAGTTATAGGGGTTCCTGAGCATCCGGAAAATATCGAAGGGTGGAAAACATTCGCCGACTCATTCAGTCCGCGTCTAATGGATTGGATCAAGGCCGGTGACATTAAGACTGATTTCAAGAAAATAAGTAAGATGCCAGCACTGGAACCGCTCGGATATGAGCGCATCGTTTTCGTCGGACTCGGAGCATCAAAGAAACTGACTGAAGACCGTCTACGTCAAGTATTCGCGGCTTTAGGCAAAGAATTGAAATCATCTAAAGCGTCATCCACGGCCATTTGGACTGCTCCGTTCACAAATGAGGACCTGACTTGCGAAGATGTCGTCTTCGCGGCTGCGGAAGGGATCGGCATGGGCTATTATCAATTTGAAGGGTATAAGACTGATTCGAATGAAAAGGACGTCGCGTTGGAAACAGTGACATTTTTAACAGCTGCGGAAAAAGATGAATTGAAGGCGGCATTTGAAGTGGGATGTACATATGCAAACGCGGTGAATGAGGCGCGTACGCTTGTCAATACACCGCCGAATATTCTAACCGCAACAAAAATGGCAGACTATGCCAACGAACTAGCAGAGAAATATGATTTCGAAATTGAAATACTAGGTAAGAAAGAGATGGAAGAACTCGGTATGGGTGCAATCTTGGCGGTCAACAAAGGCTCCGTCGAAGAGCCCCGTCTCATTGTGCTGAAATATGCCGGGACAGAGCAATGGGAAGACGTCATTGGTCTCGTAGGCAAGGGCGTCACGTACGATACAGGCGGCTACTCATTGAAACCCCGCGAAGGAATGGTCGGCATGAAAGGCGACATGGGCGGGGCAGCAGCAGTGCTTGGTGCGATGAGCATCATCGGCGAACTGCGTCCAGCGAAAAACGTCATCGCGGTCATCGGAGCGACGGACAATATGGTTTCAGGCGAAGCGTTTAAGCCGGACGATGTCATTACTTCATTGAGCGGGAAGACAATCGAAGTGTTGAACACAGACGCTGAAGGTAGGCTCGTCCTTGCCGACGCAGTTACGTACGCCAAGCAATCCGGCGCTAACTACCTGATTGATGTGGCAACGCTGACAGGAGGCGTCATCGTCGCGTTAGGAAATGATAAAACCGGCGCTTTGACAAATGATGAAGCATTCTTTGAAGAGTTCATGCAAGCTTCATTGGAAACTGGTGAATTCGTATGGAGACTGCCGCTTACGGAAAGCGATAAGAAACGGATTCGGAAAAGCGACGTCGCTGATTTGAACAACTCTCCGGGCCGTGACGGCCATATGATCTTCGGAGGTGGGTTTGTCGGTGAATTCGCGGAAAGCACTCCATGGATCCATCTCGATATCGCAGGCACGTCTGACGCATCTGCAGCCCATGACCTTGGTCCAAAAGGGGCGACAGGTGTCATGGTCCGTACACTTGCTACGCTTGTTGAACGTATGGCGGATGCAGAGCCGACTCATTAA
- a CDS encoding Na+/H+ antiporter subunit D has translation MINLPLLPIILPFLFAILLLFFKENVRIQRALSLVGVIISLIASFYLLVTVKSEGVLAVTLGSWPAPFGISMVSDMFSALLVTTTLLITLFVVVYSFTAIGEERERFFYYPAILFMVTGVNGAFTTGDIFNMFVFFEVLLIASYLLIVLGGEKKQLRESIKYILVNVVSSALFVITVAYLYSVVGTLNMADISVKITEIGQPGIITVIAVLMLIVFGVKGAIFPLYFWLPGSYAAPPVPVLALFGALLTKVGVYAIMRTYTLFFTHNVGVTHEILMVVSVLTVIVGCVGALAYFDLKQIIIYNIVIAVGVILFGAAQMNEAGISGAIFYLVHDMLIKGALFLLIGIIIYVTGTSNLRKMGGLMKTHAPLGWFYLIAAFGLAGIPPLSGFIGKLLIAQGAFEAGNVWGSIIILASSLIVLLSVIRIFIYAFWGEPMELPKTKRKPYARMMLPTIVLVVLSVLYGVGTEWLIPYVTDATDVLLQPSIYIDAVLK, from the coding sequence ATGATTAACTTACCTTTATTACCGATCATCCTCCCTTTCCTTTTTGCGATTCTGTTGCTGTTCTTTAAAGAGAATGTCCGAATCCAACGAGCGCTGTCATTGGTCGGTGTCATCATCAGCCTGATCGCTTCGTTCTACTTGCTAGTAACCGTTAAGTCGGAAGGGGTTCTAGCTGTCACGCTCGGCAGTTGGCCTGCCCCGTTCGGAATATCGATGGTTTCGGACATGTTCTCCGCATTGCTAGTGACGACAACTCTATTGATAACATTGTTCGTCGTTGTCTACAGCTTCACCGCAATCGGCGAAGAGCGGGAAAGGTTCTTCTACTATCCTGCCATCCTGTTCATGGTGACCGGTGTGAACGGTGCTTTCACGACAGGCGATATATTCAATATGTTTGTCTTTTTTGAAGTGTTGCTGATTGCATCTTACTTATTGATTGTCCTTGGTGGCGAAAAAAAGCAGTTGCGTGAATCGATCAAGTACATACTTGTCAATGTCGTTTCTTCAGCGCTATTCGTTATTACAGTTGCTTATCTTTATTCAGTCGTCGGTACGTTGAACATGGCTGATATTTCGGTGAAAATTACAGAAATCGGCCAACCTGGAATCATTACGGTGATTGCAGTTCTCATGCTGATCGTATTTGGGGTAAAAGGAGCGATATTCCCCCTCTACTTCTGGTTGCCTGGATCATACGCAGCACCGCCTGTCCCAGTGCTCGCCCTATTTGGTGCGTTGCTGACAAAAGTCGGTGTGTACGCAATTATGAGGACCTATACATTGTTTTTCACCCACAATGTCGGAGTCACCCATGAAATCTTAATGGTTGTATCTGTCCTGACGGTTATCGTCGGCTGCGTTGGAGCATTGGCGTACTTCGATTTGAAGCAGATCATCATTTATAACATCGTCATTGCGGTTGGAGTCATCCTATTCGGAGCCGCTCAAATGAATGAAGCCGGTATTTCAGGCGCCATTTTCTACTTGGTGCACGACATGCTTATAAAAGGGGCATTATTCCTTTTAATCGGCATCATCATTTATGTCACCGGTACGTCGAATTTGCGGAAAATGGGTGGATTGATGAAAACCCATGCCCCGCTTGGATGGTTCTACTTGATTGCCGCCTTCGGGTTGGCAGGCATTCCGCCGTTAAGTGGTTTCATCGGCAAATTGCTCATTGCACAAGGTGCATTTGAAGCGGGCAATGTTTGGGGAAGCATCATTATCCTCGCGTCCAGCTTGATCGTGCTGCTCTCCGTAATCCGGATTTTCATCTATGCGTTCTGGGGAGAGCCAATGGAACTGCCTAAAACGAAAAGGAAGCCTTACGCACGCATGATGCTTCCGACAATCGTGCTAGTCGTCCTATCGGTCCTTTACGGGGTCGGCACAGAATGGCTCATACCATACGTGACAGACGCCACGGACGTATTACTACAACCATCCATCTATATTGATGCGGTGTTAAAGTAA